One Choloepus didactylus isolate mChoDid1 chromosome 16, mChoDid1.pri, whole genome shotgun sequence DNA window includes the following coding sequences:
- the LOC119511185 gene encoding glyoxylate/hydroxypyruvate reductase B-like, whose amino-acid sequence MGDQELPGVLVSGLKGPRGVCEDHVGELRKHFNLITMQEFLENKTQFSQKIQAVYIWGGNPVIDLELLQSLPSLRIIANGGVGLDHLNLKLIASFGVKVANTPHAVSSPTADLGMALLLASARRVVEGYQLAISPDTENFPINWMGEEVTGAVLGIVGMGTIGYKIAQRAKAFEMQILYHNRNRRKLEEEAAVGAVYCEKLDDLLRQSDFVMLAVTLTPQTQKLIGKQELKLMKPTAILINIGRGLLVDQDALGEALQAGIIKAAALDVTYPEPLPRDHPLLKLKNIILTPHIGSATHQARRQMMENLVKSILASLNGLPIPNEVLLK is encoded by the exons ATGGGAGATCAAGAACTACCTGGAGTTTTGGTGTCCGGACTCAAAGGACCACGGGGTGTGTGTGAGGACCATGTCGGGGAGCTGCGGAAGCACTTTAATCTCATTACCATGCAAGagtttttggaaaacaaaacacaatttaGTCAAAAGATACAAGCTGTATATATCTGGGGAGGAAATCCAGTTATTGACCTGGAGCTTCTGCAGAGCCTACCCTCCTTGAGGATTATTGCCAATGGAGGAGTCGGCTTAGACCACCTCAACTTGAAGCTCATTGCCAGCTTTGGCGTGAAGGTGGCCAACACACCACACGCTGTTTCAAGCCCCACAGCAGATTTGGGAATGGCCTTATTGCTGGCTTCGGCTCGGAGAGTAGTGGAAG GTTATCAGTTGGCTATTTCACCAGATACAGAGAACTTCCCCATAAATTGGATGGGTGAAGAAGTGACAGGGGCCGTGCTGGGAATCGTTGGCATGGGCACCATTGGCTACAAGATCGCCCAGAGGGCCAAAGCgtttgaaatgcagattctgtaTCACAACAGGAACCGCAG GAAATTGGAGGAGGAAGCAGCTGTTGGGGCCGTGTACTGTGAGAAGCTGGATGACCTGCTGCGGCAGTCGGACTTCGTGATGCTGGCAGTGACGCTGACCCCCCAGACACAGAAGCTCATTGGGAAGCAGGAGTTGAAGCTGATGAAACCCACGGCCATTCTCATCAATATCGGCAGAG GTCTGTTAGTTGATCAAGATGCCCTGGGGGAGGCGCTTCAGGCCGGAATCATTAAAGCCGCAGCACTGGATGTAACATACCCAGAACCTCTGCCAAG AGATCATCCTTTGTTGAAGTTGAAGAACATCATTCTGACACCTCACATTGGAAGTGCTACTCATCAAGCCAGACGACAAATGATGGAAAATTTGGTCAAAAGCATTCTGGCATCTCTCAATGGCCTTCCCATTCCTAATGAAGTGCTTCTTAAATAA